One segment of Primulina tabacum isolate GXHZ01 chromosome 6, ASM2559414v2, whole genome shotgun sequence DNA contains the following:
- the LOC142548870 gene encoding sterol 3-beta-glucosyltransferase UGT80A2-like isoform X1, translating to MHECVMAEFPVDFVVEVEGENGDGKGRVEESRTSEGVNGISHYDPRSGSAESVDRNRPGENFNFMEQSPEDLSDPTSSQVTMVEREKINHSLSVLLRKFLNENLPPKKKLKLVKRLATIQDDGTVQLDVGENIKPQSSNSGTEVIDDGDIIKDIEITEDTELLPPLQIVMLIVGTRGDVQPFIAIGKRLQDDGHRVRLATHSNFKEFVMAAGLEFYPLGGDPKVLAAYMVKNKGFLPSEPSEIHLQRSQIKEIIFSLLPACTSPDPDTNISFKVDAIIANPPAYGHTHVAEALKVPLHIFFTMPWTPTSEFPHPLSRVRQPVGYRLSYQIVDALIWLGIRDMINEFRKKKLKLRPMTYLSGSYNSSSAVPYGYIWSPHLVPKPKDWGSKIDVVGFCFLELASSYEPPESLLKWLEDKEKPIYIGFGSLPVEEPEKMTEIIVRALEITGQRGIINKGWGGLGDLAEPKDFVYLLENCPHDWLFTRCAAVVHHGGAGTTAAGLKAACPTTVVPFFGDQPFWGAQVHARGVGPAPIPVNEFSLEKLVDAIRFMLDAQVKQEAVKLAKSMETEDGVTGAVQAFYRHFPVSSLKKSEPEKPRPSSGVFSIKRCFGCWRF from the exons ATGCatgaat GTGTAATGGCAGAGTTTCCTGTAGATTTTGTGGTCGAGGTTGAAGGAGAAAATGGTGATGGTAAGGGTAGGGTAGAAGAATCAAGAACTAGTGAGGGCGTAAATGGGATTTCTCATTATGATCCCCGTTCGGGCTCCGCAG AATCTGTTGACAGGAACCGTCCTGGAGAGAATTTCAATTTTATGGAGCAGTCACCAGAAGACCTGTCGGATCCTACCTCCAGTCAGGTTACTATGGTTGAGAGGGAAAAAATAAATCACTCTCTCAGTGTGTTGCTAAGAAAGTTTTTAAACGAAAATTTACCTCCGAAGAAGAAG CTTAAACTAGTGAAGCGATTAGCCACCATTCAAGATGATGGAACTGTACAACTTGATGTTGGAGAAAATATTAAACCACAAAGTTCTAATTCTGGTACTGAAGTAATAGATGATGGTGATATTATCAAAGATATTGAGATTACTGAAGATACAGAATTATTGCCTCCACTTCAAATTGTAATGTTAATTGTTGGAACAAGGGGAGACGTACAGCCATTTATAGCCATCGGAAAACGCTTACAA GACGATGGCCACAGGGTGAGGCTAGCCACTCACTCAAATTTTAAAGAATTTGTTATGGCCGCTGGATTGGAATTTTACCCTCTAGGTGGAGACCCAAAAGTACTAGCTGCTT ATATGGTTAAGAACAAAGGATTCTTACCATCTGAACCTTCTGAAATACATCTCCAACGGAGCCAAATTAAAGAGATAATCTTTTCCCTACTTCCTGCGTGTACTAGTCCTGATCCCGATACAAATATCTCATTCAAGGTAGATGCCATAATTGCCAATCCACCTGCATATG GACATACGCATGTCGCCGAGGCACTCAAAGTACCACTGCACATATTTTTTACGATGCCTTGGAC GCCAACCAGTGAGTTTCCACATCCTCTTTCTCGTGTCAGGCAACCAGTTGGTTATCGA TTATCATATCAAATTGTTGATGCACTTATCTGGCTGGGAATACGCGACATGATAAATGAATTCAGGAAGAAAAAACTAAAACTAAGGCCCATGACCTATTTGAGTGGTTCCTATAACTCTTCTTCAGCCGTGCCTTATGGATATATTTGGAGTCCCCACCTTGTTCCTAAACCAAAAG ATTGGGGATCTAAAATTGATGTAGTGGGATTTTGTTTTTTGGAACTTGCCTCTAGTTACGAACCTCCAGAATCGCTTTTGAAGTGGCTTGAAGATAAAGAGAAGCCTATTTACATTGGTTTTGGAAGTCTT CCAGTTGAGGAGCCAGAAAAGATGACTGAAATAATTGTTCGAGCTCTTGAAATTACAGGACAACGGGGCATTATCAACAAAGGCTGGGGTGGCCTGGGAGACT TGGCAGAGCCAAAGGACTTTGTCTACCTTTTGGAAAACTGTCCCCATGATTGGCTTTTCACAAGATGCGCAGCTGTG GTACACCATGGAGGTGCTGGAACAACTGCTGCTGGTCTTAAAGCTGCA TGCCCGACAACTGTGGTTCCTTTCTTTGGAGATCAACCCTTTTGGGGAGCACAGGTGCATGCTCGGGGAGTTGGTCCGGCACCAATTCCTGTCAATGAATTTTCACTCGAGAAATTGGTCGATGCGATCCGGTTCATGCTCGATGCTCAG GTGAAACAAGAAGCAGTAAAATTGGCCAAGTCTATGGAAACCGAGGACGGGGTTACAGGGGCAGTGCAAGCTTTCTACAGGCATTTCCCAGTGAGTAGCCTTAAAAAATCAGAGCCTGAAAAGCCACGTCCTTCTTCTGGTGTGTTTTCCATAAAACGCTGCTTTGGTTGTTGGAGATTTTAA
- the LOC142548870 gene encoding sterol 3-beta-glucosyltransferase UGT80A2-like isoform X4: MNRPGENFNFMEQSPEDLSDPTSSQVTMVEREKINHSLSVLLRKFLNENLPPKKKLKLVKRLATIQDDGTVQLDVGENIKPQSSNSGTEVIDDGDIIKDIEITEDTELLPPLQIVMLIVGTRGDVQPFIAIGKRLQDDGHRVRLATHSNFKEFVMAAGLEFYPLGGDPKVLAAYMVKNKGFLPSEPSEIHLQRSQIKEIIFSLLPACTSPDPDTNISFKVDAIIANPPAYGHTHVAEALKVPLHIFFTMPWTPTSEFPHPLSRVRQPVGYRLSYQIVDALIWLGIRDMINEFRKKKLKLRPMTYLSGSYNSSSAVPYGYIWSPHLVPKPKDWGSKIDVVGFCFLELASSYEPPESLLKWLEDKEKPIYIGFGSLPVEEPEKMTEIIVRALEITGQRGIINKGWGGLGDLAEPKDFVYLLENCPHDWLFTRCAAVVHHGGAGTTAAGLKAACPTTVVPFFGDQPFWGAQVHARGVGPAPIPVNEFSLEKLVDAIRFMLDAQVKQEAVKLAKSMETEDGVTGAVQAFYRHFPVSSLKKSEPEKPRPSSGVFSIKRCFGCWRF, from the exons at GAACCGTCCTGGAGAGAATTTCAATTTTATGGAGCAGTCACCAGAAGACCTGTCGGATCCTACCTCCAGTCAGGTTACTATGGTTGAGAGGGAAAAAATAAATCACTCTCTCAGTGTGTTGCTAAGAAAGTTTTTAAACGAAAATTTACCTCCGAAGAAGAAG CTTAAACTAGTGAAGCGATTAGCCACCATTCAAGATGATGGAACTGTACAACTTGATGTTGGAGAAAATATTAAACCACAAAGTTCTAATTCTGGTACTGAAGTAATAGATGATGGTGATATTATCAAAGATATTGAGATTACTGAAGATACAGAATTATTGCCTCCACTTCAAATTGTAATGTTAATTGTTGGAACAAGGGGAGACGTACAGCCATTTATAGCCATCGGAAAACGCTTACAA GACGATGGCCACAGGGTGAGGCTAGCCACTCACTCAAATTTTAAAGAATTTGTTATGGCCGCTGGATTGGAATTTTACCCTCTAGGTGGAGACCCAAAAGTACTAGCTGCTT ATATGGTTAAGAACAAAGGATTCTTACCATCTGAACCTTCTGAAATACATCTCCAACGGAGCCAAATTAAAGAGATAATCTTTTCCCTACTTCCTGCGTGTACTAGTCCTGATCCCGATACAAATATCTCATTCAAGGTAGATGCCATAATTGCCAATCCACCTGCATATG GACATACGCATGTCGCCGAGGCACTCAAAGTACCACTGCACATATTTTTTACGATGCCTTGGAC GCCAACCAGTGAGTTTCCACATCCTCTTTCTCGTGTCAGGCAACCAGTTGGTTATCGA TTATCATATCAAATTGTTGATGCACTTATCTGGCTGGGAATACGCGACATGATAAATGAATTCAGGAAGAAAAAACTAAAACTAAGGCCCATGACCTATTTGAGTGGTTCCTATAACTCTTCTTCAGCCGTGCCTTATGGATATATTTGGAGTCCCCACCTTGTTCCTAAACCAAAAG ATTGGGGATCTAAAATTGATGTAGTGGGATTTTGTTTTTTGGAACTTGCCTCTAGTTACGAACCTCCAGAATCGCTTTTGAAGTGGCTTGAAGATAAAGAGAAGCCTATTTACATTGGTTTTGGAAGTCTT CCAGTTGAGGAGCCAGAAAAGATGACTGAAATAATTGTTCGAGCTCTTGAAATTACAGGACAACGGGGCATTATCAACAAAGGCTGGGGTGGCCTGGGAGACT TGGCAGAGCCAAAGGACTTTGTCTACCTTTTGGAAAACTGTCCCCATGATTGGCTTTTCACAAGATGCGCAGCTGTG GTACACCATGGAGGTGCTGGAACAACTGCTGCTGGTCTTAAAGCTGCA TGCCCGACAACTGTGGTTCCTTTCTTTGGAGATCAACCCTTTTGGGGAGCACAGGTGCATGCTCGGGGAGTTGGTCCGGCACCAATTCCTGTCAATGAATTTTCACTCGAGAAATTGGTCGATGCGATCCGGTTCATGCTCGATGCTCAG GTGAAACAAGAAGCAGTAAAATTGGCCAAGTCTATGGAAACCGAGGACGGGGTTACAGGGGCAGTGCAAGCTTTCTACAGGCATTTCCCAGTGAGTAGCCTTAAAAAATCAGAGCCTGAAAAGCCACGTCCTTCTTCTGGTGTGTTTTCCATAAAACGCTGCTTTGGTTGTTGGAGATTTTAA
- the LOC142548870 gene encoding sterol 3-beta-glucosyltransferase UGT80A2-like isoform X3: protein MFTGNTRRALDGIRVEYTHVDVESVDRNRPGENFNFMEQSPEDLSDPTSSQVTMVEREKINHSLSVLLRKFLNENLPPKKKLKLVKRLATIQDDGTVQLDVGENIKPQSSNSGTEVIDDGDIIKDIEITEDTELLPPLQIVMLIVGTRGDVQPFIAIGKRLQDDGHRVRLATHSNFKEFVMAAGLEFYPLGGDPKVLAAYMVKNKGFLPSEPSEIHLQRSQIKEIIFSLLPACTSPDPDTNISFKVDAIIANPPAYGHTHVAEALKVPLHIFFTMPWTPTSEFPHPLSRVRQPVGYRLSYQIVDALIWLGIRDMINEFRKKKLKLRPMTYLSGSYNSSSAVPYGYIWSPHLVPKPKDWGSKIDVVGFCFLELASSYEPPESLLKWLEDKEKPIYIGFGSLPVEEPEKMTEIIVRALEITGQRGIINKGWGGLGDLAEPKDFVYLLENCPHDWLFTRCAAVVHHGGAGTTAAGLKAACPTTVVPFFGDQPFWGAQVHARGVGPAPIPVNEFSLEKLVDAIRFMLDAQVKQEAVKLAKSMETEDGVTGAVQAFYRHFPVSSLKKSEPEKPRPSSGVFSIKRCFGCWRF from the exons ATGTTCACAGGAAATACCAGAAGAGCGTTGGATGGTATAAGAGTCGAGTACACTCATGTTGATGTCG AATCTGTTGACAGGAACCGTCCTGGAGAGAATTTCAATTTTATGGAGCAGTCACCAGAAGACCTGTCGGATCCTACCTCCAGTCAGGTTACTATGGTTGAGAGGGAAAAAATAAATCACTCTCTCAGTGTGTTGCTAAGAAAGTTTTTAAACGAAAATTTACCTCCGAAGAAGAAG CTTAAACTAGTGAAGCGATTAGCCACCATTCAAGATGATGGAACTGTACAACTTGATGTTGGAGAAAATATTAAACCACAAAGTTCTAATTCTGGTACTGAAGTAATAGATGATGGTGATATTATCAAAGATATTGAGATTACTGAAGATACAGAATTATTGCCTCCACTTCAAATTGTAATGTTAATTGTTGGAACAAGGGGAGACGTACAGCCATTTATAGCCATCGGAAAACGCTTACAA GACGATGGCCACAGGGTGAGGCTAGCCACTCACTCAAATTTTAAAGAATTTGTTATGGCCGCTGGATTGGAATTTTACCCTCTAGGTGGAGACCCAAAAGTACTAGCTGCTT ATATGGTTAAGAACAAAGGATTCTTACCATCTGAACCTTCTGAAATACATCTCCAACGGAGCCAAATTAAAGAGATAATCTTTTCCCTACTTCCTGCGTGTACTAGTCCTGATCCCGATACAAATATCTCATTCAAGGTAGATGCCATAATTGCCAATCCACCTGCATATG GACATACGCATGTCGCCGAGGCACTCAAAGTACCACTGCACATATTTTTTACGATGCCTTGGAC GCCAACCAGTGAGTTTCCACATCCTCTTTCTCGTGTCAGGCAACCAGTTGGTTATCGA TTATCATATCAAATTGTTGATGCACTTATCTGGCTGGGAATACGCGACATGATAAATGAATTCAGGAAGAAAAAACTAAAACTAAGGCCCATGACCTATTTGAGTGGTTCCTATAACTCTTCTTCAGCCGTGCCTTATGGATATATTTGGAGTCCCCACCTTGTTCCTAAACCAAAAG ATTGGGGATCTAAAATTGATGTAGTGGGATTTTGTTTTTTGGAACTTGCCTCTAGTTACGAACCTCCAGAATCGCTTTTGAAGTGGCTTGAAGATAAAGAGAAGCCTATTTACATTGGTTTTGGAAGTCTT CCAGTTGAGGAGCCAGAAAAGATGACTGAAATAATTGTTCGAGCTCTTGAAATTACAGGACAACGGGGCATTATCAACAAAGGCTGGGGTGGCCTGGGAGACT TGGCAGAGCCAAAGGACTTTGTCTACCTTTTGGAAAACTGTCCCCATGATTGGCTTTTCACAAGATGCGCAGCTGTG GTACACCATGGAGGTGCTGGAACAACTGCTGCTGGTCTTAAAGCTGCA TGCCCGACAACTGTGGTTCCTTTCTTTGGAGATCAACCCTTTTGGGGAGCACAGGTGCATGCTCGGGGAGTTGGTCCGGCACCAATTCCTGTCAATGAATTTTCACTCGAGAAATTGGTCGATGCGATCCGGTTCATGCTCGATGCTCAG GTGAAACAAGAAGCAGTAAAATTGGCCAAGTCTATGGAAACCGAGGACGGGGTTACAGGGGCAGTGCAAGCTTTCTACAGGCATTTCCCAGTGAGTAGCCTTAAAAAATCAGAGCCTGAAAAGCCACGTCCTTCTTCTGGTGTGTTTTCCATAAAACGCTGCTTTGGTTGTTGGAGATTTTAA
- the LOC142548870 gene encoding sterol 3-beta-glucosyltransferase UGT80A2-like isoform X6 encodes MHECVMAEFPVDFVVEVEGENGDGKGRVEESRTSEGVNGISHYDPRSGSAESVDRNRPGENFNFMEQSPEDLSDPTSSQVTMVEREKINHSLSVLLRKFLNENLPPKKKLKLVKRLATIQDDGTVQLDVGENIKPQSSNSGTEVIDDGDIIKDIEITEDTELLPPLQIVMLIVGTRGDVQPFIAIGKRLQDDGHRVRLATHSNFKEFVMAAGLEFYPLGGDPKVLAAYMVKNKGFLPSEPSEIHLQRSQIKEIIFSLLPACTSPDPDTNISFKVDAIIANPPAYGHTHVAEALKVPLHIFFTMPWTPTSEFPHPLSRVRQPVGYRLSYQIVDALIWLGIRDMINEFRKKKLKLRPMTYLSGSYNSSSAVPYGYIWSPHLVPKPKDWGSKIDVVGFCFLELASSYEPPESLLKWLEDKEKPIYIGFGSLDNGALSTKAGVAWETWQSQRTLSTFWKTVPMIGFSQDAQLWYTMEVLEQLLLVLKLHARQLWFLSLEINPFGEHRCMLGELVRHQFLSMNFHSRNWSMRSGSCSMLR; translated from the exons ATGCatgaat GTGTAATGGCAGAGTTTCCTGTAGATTTTGTGGTCGAGGTTGAAGGAGAAAATGGTGATGGTAAGGGTAGGGTAGAAGAATCAAGAACTAGTGAGGGCGTAAATGGGATTTCTCATTATGATCCCCGTTCGGGCTCCGCAG AATCTGTTGACAGGAACCGTCCTGGAGAGAATTTCAATTTTATGGAGCAGTCACCAGAAGACCTGTCGGATCCTACCTCCAGTCAGGTTACTATGGTTGAGAGGGAAAAAATAAATCACTCTCTCAGTGTGTTGCTAAGAAAGTTTTTAAACGAAAATTTACCTCCGAAGAAGAAG CTTAAACTAGTGAAGCGATTAGCCACCATTCAAGATGATGGAACTGTACAACTTGATGTTGGAGAAAATATTAAACCACAAAGTTCTAATTCTGGTACTGAAGTAATAGATGATGGTGATATTATCAAAGATATTGAGATTACTGAAGATACAGAATTATTGCCTCCACTTCAAATTGTAATGTTAATTGTTGGAACAAGGGGAGACGTACAGCCATTTATAGCCATCGGAAAACGCTTACAA GACGATGGCCACAGGGTGAGGCTAGCCACTCACTCAAATTTTAAAGAATTTGTTATGGCCGCTGGATTGGAATTTTACCCTCTAGGTGGAGACCCAAAAGTACTAGCTGCTT ATATGGTTAAGAACAAAGGATTCTTACCATCTGAACCTTCTGAAATACATCTCCAACGGAGCCAAATTAAAGAGATAATCTTTTCCCTACTTCCTGCGTGTACTAGTCCTGATCCCGATACAAATATCTCATTCAAGGTAGATGCCATAATTGCCAATCCACCTGCATATG GACATACGCATGTCGCCGAGGCACTCAAAGTACCACTGCACATATTTTTTACGATGCCTTGGAC GCCAACCAGTGAGTTTCCACATCCTCTTTCTCGTGTCAGGCAACCAGTTGGTTATCGA TTATCATATCAAATTGTTGATGCACTTATCTGGCTGGGAATACGCGACATGATAAATGAATTCAGGAAGAAAAAACTAAAACTAAGGCCCATGACCTATTTGAGTGGTTCCTATAACTCTTCTTCAGCCGTGCCTTATGGATATATTTGGAGTCCCCACCTTGTTCCTAAACCAAAAG ATTGGGGATCTAAAATTGATGTAGTGGGATTTTGTTTTTTGGAACTTGCCTCTAGTTACGAACCTCCAGAATCGCTTTTGAAGTGGCTTGAAGATAAAGAGAAGCCTATTTACATTGGTTTTGGAAGTCTT GACAACGGGGCATTATCAACAAAGGCTGGGGTGGCCTGGGAGACT TGGCAGAGCCAAAGGACTTTGTCTACCTTTTGGAAAACTGTCCCCATGATTGGCTTTTCACAAGATGCGCAGCTGTG GTACACCATGGAGGTGCTGGAACAACTGCTGCTGGTCTTAAAGCTGCA TGCCCGACAACTGTGGTTCCTTTCTTTGGAGATCAACCCTTTTGGGGAGCACAGGTGCATGCTCGGGGAGTTGGTCCGGCACCAATTCCTGTCAATGAATTTTCACTCGAGAAATTGGTCGATGCGATCCGGTTCATGCTCGATGCTCAG GTGA
- the LOC142548870 gene encoding sterol 3-beta-glucosyltransferase UGT80A2-like isoform X5 — protein MEQSPEDLSDPTSSQVTMVEREKINHSLSVLLRKFLNENLPPKKKLKLVKRLATIQDDGTVQLDVGENIKPQSSNSGTEVIDDGDIIKDIEITEDTELLPPLQIVMLIVGTRGDVQPFIAIGKRLQDDGHRVRLATHSNFKEFVMAAGLEFYPLGGDPKVLAAYMVKNKGFLPSEPSEIHLQRSQIKEIIFSLLPACTSPDPDTNISFKVDAIIANPPAYGHTHVAEALKVPLHIFFTMPWTPTSEFPHPLSRVRQPVGYRLSYQIVDALIWLGIRDMINEFRKKKLKLRPMTYLSGSYNSSSAVPYGYIWSPHLVPKPKDWGSKIDVVGFCFLELASSYEPPESLLKWLEDKEKPIYIGFGSLPVEEPEKMTEIIVRALEITGQRGIINKGWGGLGDLAEPKDFVYLLENCPHDWLFTRCAAVVHHGGAGTTAAGLKAACPTTVVPFFGDQPFWGAQVHARGVGPAPIPVNEFSLEKLVDAIRFMLDAQVKQEAVKLAKSMETEDGVTGAVQAFYRHFPVSSLKKSEPEKPRPSSGVFSIKRCFGCWRF, from the exons ATGGAGCAGTCACCAGAAGACCTGTCGGATCCTACCTCCAGTCAGGTTACTATGGTTGAGAGGGAAAAAATAAATCACTCTCTCAGTGTGTTGCTAAGAAAGTTTTTAAACGAAAATTTACCTCCGAAGAAGAAG CTTAAACTAGTGAAGCGATTAGCCACCATTCAAGATGATGGAACTGTACAACTTGATGTTGGAGAAAATATTAAACCACAAAGTTCTAATTCTGGTACTGAAGTAATAGATGATGGTGATATTATCAAAGATATTGAGATTACTGAAGATACAGAATTATTGCCTCCACTTCAAATTGTAATGTTAATTGTTGGAACAAGGGGAGACGTACAGCCATTTATAGCCATCGGAAAACGCTTACAA GACGATGGCCACAGGGTGAGGCTAGCCACTCACTCAAATTTTAAAGAATTTGTTATGGCCGCTGGATTGGAATTTTACCCTCTAGGTGGAGACCCAAAAGTACTAGCTGCTT ATATGGTTAAGAACAAAGGATTCTTACCATCTGAACCTTCTGAAATACATCTCCAACGGAGCCAAATTAAAGAGATAATCTTTTCCCTACTTCCTGCGTGTACTAGTCCTGATCCCGATACAAATATCTCATTCAAGGTAGATGCCATAATTGCCAATCCACCTGCATATG GACATACGCATGTCGCCGAGGCACTCAAAGTACCACTGCACATATTTTTTACGATGCCTTGGAC GCCAACCAGTGAGTTTCCACATCCTCTTTCTCGTGTCAGGCAACCAGTTGGTTATCGA TTATCATATCAAATTGTTGATGCACTTATCTGGCTGGGAATACGCGACATGATAAATGAATTCAGGAAGAAAAAACTAAAACTAAGGCCCATGACCTATTTGAGTGGTTCCTATAACTCTTCTTCAGCCGTGCCTTATGGATATATTTGGAGTCCCCACCTTGTTCCTAAACCAAAAG ATTGGGGATCTAAAATTGATGTAGTGGGATTTTGTTTTTTGGAACTTGCCTCTAGTTACGAACCTCCAGAATCGCTTTTGAAGTGGCTTGAAGATAAAGAGAAGCCTATTTACATTGGTTTTGGAAGTCTT CCAGTTGAGGAGCCAGAAAAGATGACTGAAATAATTGTTCGAGCTCTTGAAATTACAGGACAACGGGGCATTATCAACAAAGGCTGGGGTGGCCTGGGAGACT TGGCAGAGCCAAAGGACTTTGTCTACCTTTTGGAAAACTGTCCCCATGATTGGCTTTTCACAAGATGCGCAGCTGTG GTACACCATGGAGGTGCTGGAACAACTGCTGCTGGTCTTAAAGCTGCA TGCCCGACAACTGTGGTTCCTTTCTTTGGAGATCAACCCTTTTGGGGAGCACAGGTGCATGCTCGGGGAGTTGGTCCGGCACCAATTCCTGTCAATGAATTTTCACTCGAGAAATTGGTCGATGCGATCCGGTTCATGCTCGATGCTCAG GTGAAACAAGAAGCAGTAAAATTGGCCAAGTCTATGGAAACCGAGGACGGGGTTACAGGGGCAGTGCAAGCTTTCTACAGGCATTTCCCAGTGAGTAGCCTTAAAAAATCAGAGCCTGAAAAGCCACGTCCTTCTTCTGGTGTGTTTTCCATAAAACGCTGCTTTGGTTGTTGGAGATTTTAA
- the LOC142548870 gene encoding sterol 3-beta-glucosyltransferase UGT80A2-like isoform X2 translates to MAEFPVDFVVEVEGENGDGKGRVEESRTSEGVNGISHYDPRSGSAESVDRNRPGENFNFMEQSPEDLSDPTSSQVTMVEREKINHSLSVLLRKFLNENLPPKKKLKLVKRLATIQDDGTVQLDVGENIKPQSSNSGTEVIDDGDIIKDIEITEDTELLPPLQIVMLIVGTRGDVQPFIAIGKRLQDDGHRVRLATHSNFKEFVMAAGLEFYPLGGDPKVLAAYMVKNKGFLPSEPSEIHLQRSQIKEIIFSLLPACTSPDPDTNISFKVDAIIANPPAYGHTHVAEALKVPLHIFFTMPWTPTSEFPHPLSRVRQPVGYRLSYQIVDALIWLGIRDMINEFRKKKLKLRPMTYLSGSYNSSSAVPYGYIWSPHLVPKPKDWGSKIDVVGFCFLELASSYEPPESLLKWLEDKEKPIYIGFGSLPVEEPEKMTEIIVRALEITGQRGIINKGWGGLGDLAEPKDFVYLLENCPHDWLFTRCAAVVHHGGAGTTAAGLKAACPTTVVPFFGDQPFWGAQVHARGVGPAPIPVNEFSLEKLVDAIRFMLDAQVKQEAVKLAKSMETEDGVTGAVQAFYRHFPVSSLKKSEPEKPRPSSGVFSIKRCFGCWRF, encoded by the exons ATGGCAGAGTTTCCTGTAGATTTTGTGGTCGAGGTTGAAGGAGAAAATGGTGATGGTAAGGGTAGGGTAGAAGAATCAAGAACTAGTGAGGGCGTAAATGGGATTTCTCATTATGATCCCCGTTCGGGCTCCGCAG AATCTGTTGACAGGAACCGTCCTGGAGAGAATTTCAATTTTATGGAGCAGTCACCAGAAGACCTGTCGGATCCTACCTCCAGTCAGGTTACTATGGTTGAGAGGGAAAAAATAAATCACTCTCTCAGTGTGTTGCTAAGAAAGTTTTTAAACGAAAATTTACCTCCGAAGAAGAAG CTTAAACTAGTGAAGCGATTAGCCACCATTCAAGATGATGGAACTGTACAACTTGATGTTGGAGAAAATATTAAACCACAAAGTTCTAATTCTGGTACTGAAGTAATAGATGATGGTGATATTATCAAAGATATTGAGATTACTGAAGATACAGAATTATTGCCTCCACTTCAAATTGTAATGTTAATTGTTGGAACAAGGGGAGACGTACAGCCATTTATAGCCATCGGAAAACGCTTACAA GACGATGGCCACAGGGTGAGGCTAGCCACTCACTCAAATTTTAAAGAATTTGTTATGGCCGCTGGATTGGAATTTTACCCTCTAGGTGGAGACCCAAAAGTACTAGCTGCTT ATATGGTTAAGAACAAAGGATTCTTACCATCTGAACCTTCTGAAATACATCTCCAACGGAGCCAAATTAAAGAGATAATCTTTTCCCTACTTCCTGCGTGTACTAGTCCTGATCCCGATACAAATATCTCATTCAAGGTAGATGCCATAATTGCCAATCCACCTGCATATG GACATACGCATGTCGCCGAGGCACTCAAAGTACCACTGCACATATTTTTTACGATGCCTTGGAC GCCAACCAGTGAGTTTCCACATCCTCTTTCTCGTGTCAGGCAACCAGTTGGTTATCGA TTATCATATCAAATTGTTGATGCACTTATCTGGCTGGGAATACGCGACATGATAAATGAATTCAGGAAGAAAAAACTAAAACTAAGGCCCATGACCTATTTGAGTGGTTCCTATAACTCTTCTTCAGCCGTGCCTTATGGATATATTTGGAGTCCCCACCTTGTTCCTAAACCAAAAG ATTGGGGATCTAAAATTGATGTAGTGGGATTTTGTTTTTTGGAACTTGCCTCTAGTTACGAACCTCCAGAATCGCTTTTGAAGTGGCTTGAAGATAAAGAGAAGCCTATTTACATTGGTTTTGGAAGTCTT CCAGTTGAGGAGCCAGAAAAGATGACTGAAATAATTGTTCGAGCTCTTGAAATTACAGGACAACGGGGCATTATCAACAAAGGCTGGGGTGGCCTGGGAGACT TGGCAGAGCCAAAGGACTTTGTCTACCTTTTGGAAAACTGTCCCCATGATTGGCTTTTCACAAGATGCGCAGCTGTG GTACACCATGGAGGTGCTGGAACAACTGCTGCTGGTCTTAAAGCTGCA TGCCCGACAACTGTGGTTCCTTTCTTTGGAGATCAACCCTTTTGGGGAGCACAGGTGCATGCTCGGGGAGTTGGTCCGGCACCAATTCCTGTCAATGAATTTTCACTCGAGAAATTGGTCGATGCGATCCGGTTCATGCTCGATGCTCAG GTGAAACAAGAAGCAGTAAAATTGGCCAAGTCTATGGAAACCGAGGACGGGGTTACAGGGGCAGTGCAAGCTTTCTACAGGCATTTCCCAGTGAGTAGCCTTAAAAAATCAGAGCCTGAAAAGCCACGTCCTTCTTCTGGTGTGTTTTCCATAAAACGCTGCTTTGGTTGTTGGAGATTTTAA